The following coding sequences are from one Spea bombifrons isolate aSpeBom1 chromosome 13, aSpeBom1.2.pri, whole genome shotgun sequence window:
- the KIF19 gene encoding kinesin-like protein KIF19 isoform X1 produces MKDGGESKDQQLTVALRIRPINETELVERATIIAHRVDEQMVVLMDPMEDPDDILRANRSREKSYVFDVAFDYTATQDTVYRLTTKGLIEGVISGYNATVFAYGPTGCGKTYTMLGTDREPGIYIRTLNDLFKAIEETSDDMEYEVSMSYMEIYNEMIRDLLNPSLGYLDLREDSKGIIQVAGITEVSTINAKEIMQLLMKGNKQRTQEPTAANKTSSRSHAILQVTVRQKSRVKNITQEVRVGRLFMIDLAGSERASQTQNRGQRMKEGAHINRSLLALGNCINALSDRGGNKYVNYRDSKLTRLLKDSLGGNSRTVMIAHISPASSAFEESRNTLTYADRAKNIKTRVKRNLLNVSYHIAQYTSIISDLRNEIQRLKEKIDEQGLKQMRSEKGDIRNIQAEVQLHSSPYDRHEMEQLREQLIRAFREQMDIRRQLMELENNHMEIQMETSRHFLVIADWEQEKTRRIHKWRGELRRESYGKDDSEKDSDTGDDQSDIMEPPEVTMARENIHALVGDQNKLRRRKLELEKTFKDIRHRARKLEEVLPKRISSEEQREVLSLLCKVHELEIENTEIQSHALLKDNMIRQKTYLVQRFEQYRCLCDEIIRQQRRLISDSNMAVPHPLENLYQLYLRELEEGSLERISLIDKVGVLALKDTNSSLPKLPQLMAEENSQEPDSDQESVRTFGSDNRNPSIRDSYRNILPRLLSETDSDTNKVFKTSPRARHFKNSSVVTPPPIHVNGIVRQERAARDNLVSMSSHMNSSPDSGDKVTLTGKEKREIMRGIKSIAVKAARRRSKVIEGDRLQLLHPMKEKSNLSVHSLSESEDNPFLDRRLPSSPLHHAASEDNLSSSTGEMAIAPRPGKHQRDSPNLWQGVQKKGTQKPETLEVKRRKKRSRSFEVTGQGLVRPKNHPPHIRALESNSEHKITANAQTLNSRLPGKVVLPIAQVKLPQNQAGTVIKMADQQGTGNHLNQTGNVKKQISTNQRPRFNYVHANAGGNYGKEIRVRKH; encoded by the exons GATACTGTGTACCGTCTCACCACAAAAGGCCTCATAGAAGGAGTTATCTCTGGATACAACGCCACCGTATTTGCCTATGGTCCCACAG GCTGTGGGAAGACCTACACCATGTTGGGAACCGACCGGGAACCTGGAATATACATTCGGACACTTAATGACCTCTTTAAAGCCATTGAAGAGACGAGCGATGACATGGAGTACGAAGTTTCTATGTCTTATATGGAG ATCTATAATGAAATGATCCGGGATCTACTGAACCCCTCGCTGGGTTATCTGGATTTACGGGAGGACTCAAAGGGAATAATCCAAGTAGCCGGAATCACGGAGGTGTCCACCATCAATGCCAAAGAG ATCATGCAGCTGCTCATGAAAGGGAATAAGCAAAGGACACAGGAACCCACAGCGGCCAATAAAACCTCTTCCCGGTCTCACGCCATACTGCAAGTCACGGTCAGACAGAAGAGCCGCGTGAAGAACATCACCCAGGAGGTCCGGGTGGGACGCCTCTTCATGATTGACTTGGCGGGATCAGAGAGGGCATCTCAG ACCCAGAACCGCGGACAGCGTATGAAGGAAGGAGCCCATATTAACAGGTCTCTGCTGGCGTTGGGGAATTGCATTAACGCCCTGAGTGATAGGGGTGGCAACAAGTATGTCAACTACCGTGACAGCAAGCTGACCAGACTGTTAAAG GACTCGTTGGGTGGAAACAGTCGTACCGTGATGATTGCTCACATTAGTCCAGCCAGCAGTGCCTTCGAGGAGTCCCGGAACACGCTTACCTATGCTGACCGTGCCAAAAATATCAAGACTCGG GTCAAGAGGAACCTTCTCAATGTCTCATACCACATTGCTCAATACACCAGCATCATCTCTGATCTGCGGAATGAGATCCAGAGGCTGAAGGAGAAAATCGACGAGCAGGGCCTTAAACAGATGAGGAGCGAGAAGGGTGACATTCGGAACATCCAAG CGGAGGTCCAGCTTCACTCCTCACCTTACGACCGGCATGAGATGGAACAGCTAAGAGAGCAGCTGATCAGGGCCTTCCGGGAGCAAATGGACATCCGCCGGCAGCTTATGGAGCTGGAGAATAATCACATGGAGATCCAGATGGAAACTTCACGCCACTTCCTCGTCAtcgcaga CTGGGAGCAAGAGAAAACACGGCGGATCCACAAATGGAGAGGAGAGCTCAGGAGAGAAAGCTACGGCAAGGATGACAGCGAAAAAGACTCTGACACAGGAGACGACCAGTCTGACATCATGGAACCACCAGAGGTCACCATGGCCAGGGAGAACATCCATGCGCTGGTGGGGGACCAGAACAAGCTACGCAGGCGAAAG CTTGAATTAGAGAAGACGTTTAAGGATATTCGACATCGAGCTCGGAAGCTAGAGGAAGTTCTTCCAAAGCGTATCAGCTCAGAAGAGCAGAGGGAAGTACTGAGCCTACTATGCAAAGTCCACGAACTGGAGATCGAAAACACCGAGATTCAGTCGCACGCCTTGCTCAAGGATAACATGATCCGGCAGAAGACGTACTTGGTGCAGCGGTTCGAGCAGTATCGCTGCCTCTGTGATGAAATCATCAGGCAACAGCGGAGGCTAATCAGCG ATAGTAACAtggctgttcctcaccctcTGGAGAACCTTTATCAGCTCTACCTTCGGGAGTTAGAAGAAGGCAGCTTGGAACGTATCAGCCTCATCGATAAAGTGGGAGTCTTGGCTCTAAAG gACACCAACAGTTCCCTTCCGAAACTTCCACAACTCATGGCAGAAGAAAATTCACAGGAGCCGGACTCGGACCAGGAGAGCGTGAGAACGTTTGGATCGGATAACAGGAATCCGAGTATCAGGGATTCATACAGGAACATTCTTCCTAGACTCCTGTCCGAAACAGATAG cgatacaaataaagtatttaaaacCAGCCCGCGTGCGCGTCACTTTAAGAACTCTAGTGTGGTGACCCCACCCCCAATACACGTGAATGGAATCGTACGGCAGGAG CGTGCTGCTCGTGACAATTTGGTGAGCATGAGCAGCCATATGAATTCTTCTCCCGACAGCGGTGACAAGGTCACTTTAACAGGTAAAG AGAAGAGAGAAATCATGAGAGGCATCAAGAGTATTGCCGTGAAAGCGGCCCGGCGCCGGTCCAAGGTTATCGAAGGTGACCGCCTCCAATTGCTGCATCCCATGAAAGAGAAGAGCAACCTCTCCGTCCACTCACTGAGTGAGAGCGAGGACAATCCGTTCCTGGACCGGCGGCTGCCAAGCTCTCCACTCCACCATGCAGCTAGCGAGGACAACCTGTCCAGCAGCACGGGGGAGATGGCCATTGCCCCCAGACCTGGCAAACACCAAAGAGATTCCCCCAACCTCTGGCAGGGAGTACAGAAAAAGGGGACACAAAAACCAGAGACATTAGAGGTGAAACGTAGAAAGAAAAGGTCAAGGTCTTTTGAGGTCACTGGCCAAGGG CTCGTCCGACCAAAGAACCATCCCCCACACATCCGAGCTCTGGAGAGCAACTCCGAACACAAGATCACGGCCAATGCCCAGACCCTCAACAGCCGCCTGCCCGGGAAAGTCGTGCTCCCGATTGCTCAAGTTAAACTTCCGCAGAACCAAGCAG gaactGTAATTAAAATGGCGGACCAGCAAGGCACAGGAAATCACCTTAACCAGACAGGAAATGTCAAGAAGCAGATATCTACCAACCAACGTCCGCGTTTCAACTACGTACATGCAAACGCCGGAGGCAATTACGGAAAAGAGATCAGGGTTCGGAAACACTGA
- the BTBD17 gene encoding BTB/POZ domain-containing protein 17: MERGRPTSDGRRPSWPTWMYLLLLALADAAHKDPTSDASAAVINHSSMLIHRLQDLLQNGNSSDTTLRVRSINSDEVKVIHTHQLLLTLQSDVFEGLLVNQSVVTLQEPAECAVLFEKFIRYFYCGEISVHLTQAVPLHRLASKYHVAALQRGVSEYMKIHLASESTQGHVVSWYHYALRMGDEGLQESCLKFLAWNLSTVISSSEWVTVSDDLMVSLLQRSDLVLQSELELFNAVEEWVSKNNPDVPIIEKVLRSIRYAMISPSQLFQIQKQSTVLVTYYSSVQDLLFQAFQFHSSSPLHFAKYFDVNCSMFVPRNYLSSSWGSQWIINNPARDDRSLSFQTQLGPSNHDSTKKITWNALFSPRWLPVSHRPVYSESVPGTSQSNRLEEGRPRLVLTSAMSGLDFAGVTFQKTVLVGVRRQQGKVFVKHVYTVHQSTEEVFDFLVHADLQKRTSEYLIDNSLHLHIIIKPIYHSLINAK; this comes from the exons ATGGAACGCGGTAGACCAACCAGCGATGGCAGAAGACCAAGTTGGCCAACCTGGATGTACCTCTTGCTGTTAGCACTTGCAGATGCAG CCCACAAAGATCCCACCAGCGATGCCTCAGCAGCTGTCATCAACCACTCTTCCATGCTCATCCACCGTCTGCAAGACCTCCTCCAAAATGGCAACTCCAGCGACACCACCCTGAGGGTCCGCTCTATTAACTCTGATGAGGTGAAGGTCATCCACACCCACCAACTGCTTCTCACCCTACAGAGCGACGTCTTTGAAGGGCTCCTGGTCAATCAAAGCGTAGTGACTCTACAGGAACCTGCTGAGTGTGCCGTCCTGTTTGAGAAATTTATAAG gtaCTTTTATTGTGGTGAGATCTCGGTCCATTTGACCCAAGCTGTCCCACTTCATCGCTTGGCCAGCAAGTACCACGTCGCAGCCTTGCAGAGAGGGGTTTCTGAGTACATGAAAATCCACCTTGCCAGTGAGTCGACCCAGGGCCATGTTGTGAGCTGGTATCACTATGCCTTGAGGATGGGTGATGAGGGTCTACAGGAAAGCTGCCTCAAGTTCTTGGCATGGAACCTTTCCACTGTCATAAGCAGCAGTGAATGGGTGACCGTAAGTGATGACCTCATGGTATCCTTACTTCAGCGTTCGGATCTAGTGTTGCAGAGTGAGCTGGAGTTGTTCAATGCGGTGGAGGAATGGGTCAGTAAAAACAATCCAGACGTACCCATCATCGAGAAGGTTCTCAGATCCATCAGATATGCCATGATCTCTCCGAGTCAGCTTTTCCAGATCCAGAAACAGTCAACGGTGCTGGTTACGTATTACAGCTCAGTCCAGGATCTCTTATTTCAAGCTTTTCAATTCCATTCATCATCTCCTTTACACTTTGCCAAGTATTTTGATGTTAATTGCAGCATGTTTGTTCCTCGGAATTACCTCTCTTCCTCTTGGGGGTCACAGTGGATCATCAACAATCCAGCCAGAGATGACCGAAGCCTTAGCTTTCAAACCCAGCTAGGACCAAGCAACCATGATTCCACTAAGAAGATTACATGGAATGCCCTTTTCTCTCCACGGTGGCTTCCGGTCAGCCATCGACCCGTTTACTCTGAATCCGTGCCAGGAACTTCTCAATCCAACAGATTAGAAGAAGGGAGACCTCGTCTGGTGTTGACTTCTGCCATGAGTGGTCTGGACTTTGCAGGTGTTACTTTCCAGAAGACTGTATTGGTTGGTGTGAGGAGACAACAGGGAAAAGTGTTTGTGAAGCATGTCTACACTGTCCACCAGAGCACAGAAGAAGTGTTTGACTTCTTGGTACATGCTGACCTTCAGAAACGAACTTCAGAGTACCTGATAGACAATTCCCTGCACCTCCACATCATCATCAAACCCATATACCACTCTCTCATCAATGCCAAGTGA
- the KIF19 gene encoding kinesin-like protein KIF19 isoform X2, translating into MKDGGESKDQQLTVALRIRPINETELVERATIIAHRVDEQMVVLMDPMEDPDDILRANRSREKSYVFDVAFDYTATQDTVYRLTTKGLIEGVISGYNATVFAYGPTGCGKTYTMLGTDREPGIYIRTLNDLFKAIEETSDDMEYEVSMSYMEIYNEMIRDLLNPSLGYLDLREDSKGIIQVAGITEVSTINAKEIMQLLMKGNKQRTQEPTAANKTSSRSHAILQVTVRQKSRVKNITQEVRVGRLFMIDLAGSERASQTQNRGQRMKEGAHINRSLLALGNCINALSDRGGNKYVNYRDSKLTRLLKDSLGGNSRTVMIAHISPASSAFEESRNTLTYADRAKNIKTRVKRNLLNVSYHIAQYTSIISDLRNEIQRLKEKIDEQGLKQMRSEKGDIRNIQAEVQLHSSPYDRHEMEQLREQLIRAFREQMDIRRQLMELENNHMEIQMETSRHFLVIADWEQEKTRRIHKWRGELRRESYGKDDSEKDSDTGDDQSDIMEPPEVTMARENIHALVGDQNKLRRRKLELEKTFKDIRHRARKLEEVLPKRISSEEQREVLSLLCKVHELEIENTEIQSHALLKDNMIRQKTYLVQRFEQYRCLCDEIIRQQRRLISDSNMAVPHPLENLYQLYLRELEEGSLERISLIDKVGVLALKDTNSSLPKLPQLMAEENSQEPDSDQESVRTFGSDNRNPSIRDSYRNILPRLLSETDSDTNKVFKTSPRARHFKNSSVVTPPPIHVNGIVRQERAARDNLVSMSSHMNSSPDSGDKVTLTEKREIMRGIKSIAVKAARRRSKVIEGDRLQLLHPMKEKSNLSVHSLSESEDNPFLDRRLPSSPLHHAASEDNLSSSTGEMAIAPRPGKHQRDSPNLWQGVQKKGTQKPETLEVKRRKKRSRSFEVTGQGLVRPKNHPPHIRALESNSEHKITANAQTLNSRLPGKVVLPIAQVKLPQNQAGTVIKMADQQGTGNHLNQTGNVKKQISTNQRPRFNYVHANAGGNYGKEIRVRKH; encoded by the exons GATACTGTGTACCGTCTCACCACAAAAGGCCTCATAGAAGGAGTTATCTCTGGATACAACGCCACCGTATTTGCCTATGGTCCCACAG GCTGTGGGAAGACCTACACCATGTTGGGAACCGACCGGGAACCTGGAATATACATTCGGACACTTAATGACCTCTTTAAAGCCATTGAAGAGACGAGCGATGACATGGAGTACGAAGTTTCTATGTCTTATATGGAG ATCTATAATGAAATGATCCGGGATCTACTGAACCCCTCGCTGGGTTATCTGGATTTACGGGAGGACTCAAAGGGAATAATCCAAGTAGCCGGAATCACGGAGGTGTCCACCATCAATGCCAAAGAG ATCATGCAGCTGCTCATGAAAGGGAATAAGCAAAGGACACAGGAACCCACAGCGGCCAATAAAACCTCTTCCCGGTCTCACGCCATACTGCAAGTCACGGTCAGACAGAAGAGCCGCGTGAAGAACATCACCCAGGAGGTCCGGGTGGGACGCCTCTTCATGATTGACTTGGCGGGATCAGAGAGGGCATCTCAG ACCCAGAACCGCGGACAGCGTATGAAGGAAGGAGCCCATATTAACAGGTCTCTGCTGGCGTTGGGGAATTGCATTAACGCCCTGAGTGATAGGGGTGGCAACAAGTATGTCAACTACCGTGACAGCAAGCTGACCAGACTGTTAAAG GACTCGTTGGGTGGAAACAGTCGTACCGTGATGATTGCTCACATTAGTCCAGCCAGCAGTGCCTTCGAGGAGTCCCGGAACACGCTTACCTATGCTGACCGTGCCAAAAATATCAAGACTCGG GTCAAGAGGAACCTTCTCAATGTCTCATACCACATTGCTCAATACACCAGCATCATCTCTGATCTGCGGAATGAGATCCAGAGGCTGAAGGAGAAAATCGACGAGCAGGGCCTTAAACAGATGAGGAGCGAGAAGGGTGACATTCGGAACATCCAAG CGGAGGTCCAGCTTCACTCCTCACCTTACGACCGGCATGAGATGGAACAGCTAAGAGAGCAGCTGATCAGGGCCTTCCGGGAGCAAATGGACATCCGCCGGCAGCTTATGGAGCTGGAGAATAATCACATGGAGATCCAGATGGAAACTTCACGCCACTTCCTCGTCAtcgcaga CTGGGAGCAAGAGAAAACACGGCGGATCCACAAATGGAGAGGAGAGCTCAGGAGAGAAAGCTACGGCAAGGATGACAGCGAAAAAGACTCTGACACAGGAGACGACCAGTCTGACATCATGGAACCACCAGAGGTCACCATGGCCAGGGAGAACATCCATGCGCTGGTGGGGGACCAGAACAAGCTACGCAGGCGAAAG CTTGAATTAGAGAAGACGTTTAAGGATATTCGACATCGAGCTCGGAAGCTAGAGGAAGTTCTTCCAAAGCGTATCAGCTCAGAAGAGCAGAGGGAAGTACTGAGCCTACTATGCAAAGTCCACGAACTGGAGATCGAAAACACCGAGATTCAGTCGCACGCCTTGCTCAAGGATAACATGATCCGGCAGAAGACGTACTTGGTGCAGCGGTTCGAGCAGTATCGCTGCCTCTGTGATGAAATCATCAGGCAACAGCGGAGGCTAATCAGCG ATAGTAACAtggctgttcctcaccctcTGGAGAACCTTTATCAGCTCTACCTTCGGGAGTTAGAAGAAGGCAGCTTGGAACGTATCAGCCTCATCGATAAAGTGGGAGTCTTGGCTCTAAAG gACACCAACAGTTCCCTTCCGAAACTTCCACAACTCATGGCAGAAGAAAATTCACAGGAGCCGGACTCGGACCAGGAGAGCGTGAGAACGTTTGGATCGGATAACAGGAATCCGAGTATCAGGGATTCATACAGGAACATTCTTCCTAGACTCCTGTCCGAAACAGATAG cgatacaaataaagtatttaaaacCAGCCCGCGTGCGCGTCACTTTAAGAACTCTAGTGTGGTGACCCCACCCCCAATACACGTGAATGGAATCGTACGGCAGGAG CGTGCTGCTCGTGACAATTTGGTGAGCATGAGCAGCCATATGAATTCTTCTCCCGACAGCGGTGACAAGGTCACTTTAACAG AGAAGAGAGAAATCATGAGAGGCATCAAGAGTATTGCCGTGAAAGCGGCCCGGCGCCGGTCCAAGGTTATCGAAGGTGACCGCCTCCAATTGCTGCATCCCATGAAAGAGAAGAGCAACCTCTCCGTCCACTCACTGAGTGAGAGCGAGGACAATCCGTTCCTGGACCGGCGGCTGCCAAGCTCTCCACTCCACCATGCAGCTAGCGAGGACAACCTGTCCAGCAGCACGGGGGAGATGGCCATTGCCCCCAGACCTGGCAAACACCAAAGAGATTCCCCCAACCTCTGGCAGGGAGTACAGAAAAAGGGGACACAAAAACCAGAGACATTAGAGGTGAAACGTAGAAAGAAAAGGTCAAGGTCTTTTGAGGTCACTGGCCAAGGG CTCGTCCGACCAAAGAACCATCCCCCACACATCCGAGCTCTGGAGAGCAACTCCGAACACAAGATCACGGCCAATGCCCAGACCCTCAACAGCCGCCTGCCCGGGAAAGTCGTGCTCCCGATTGCTCAAGTTAAACTTCCGCAGAACCAAGCAG gaactGTAATTAAAATGGCGGACCAGCAAGGCACAGGAAATCACCTTAACCAGACAGGAAATGTCAAGAAGCAGATATCTACCAACCAACGTCCGCGTTTCAACTACGTACATGCAAACGCCGGAGGCAATTACGGAAAAGAGATCAGGGTTCGGAAACACTGA